In one Candidatus Aegiribacteria sp. genomic region, the following are encoded:
- a CDS encoding SUMF1/EgtB/PvdO family nonheme iron enzyme — protein MKTLITILMVCMAARSSETNATSEGPLEEMLFVSIPAGDFLIGSDTSCSERFNEVPQRVIQIDSFEIMSTEVTQGMWKELMGSEESSIPFLWTGLYGKGSDHPVYAVSWFDCRRFINRLNALDSSYIYRLPGEAEWEYACRSGSDTDFFWGDSDQDSLASSYCCYRVNEPGQIRVETPASGSGTSEVASLEANSWGLFDMAGNVSEWCFDRYSSDYDYLPPDGSPFLYPCDDQWPHAMNFRRVHRGGSWLTSLNGCRSGIRSSLSPDLWSTCVGFRVVRVPRTSENYSVLLFHAGVDSIDAESELEGIELLGRALKLDPTMIDALLYRGLFRHGNGQTEQAFSNFYRALELDPDNAGSYQMMGVVFADAGKDQQSLKVFNTVVELDPDYPGIYFQRGLAHVFLDNLDEAISDLNRAIVHNPGSPTAYYARGSAYAINEQYDRAIEDMSSAIERNPEYGEAYMVRSQIYRELGNLEQAESDSIRAAQL, from the coding sequence ATGAAAACGCTCATAACAATTCTCATGGTCTGTATGGCAGCAAGGAGTTCTGAAACAAACGCAACTTCAGAGGGGCCCCTGGAGGAAATGCTCTTCGTCTCAATACCCGCAGGAGATTTCCTGATCGGTTCAGATACTTCATGCAGTGAACGCTTTAATGAAGTTCCGCAGAGAGTTATTCAAATCGATTCCTTCGAGATAATGTCAACAGAGGTAACTCAGGGCATGTGGAAAGAACTGATGGGTTCTGAGGAAAGCAGTATACCATTCCTCTGGACAGGTCTGTACGGTAAAGGCTCGGATCATCCTGTCTACGCGGTATCCTGGTTTGATTGCAGAAGATTCATCAATAGATTGAATGCGCTGGACTCCAGTTACATTTACAGGCTGCCGGGTGAAGCGGAATGGGAGTACGCCTGCAGATCGGGAAGCGATACCGATTTCTTCTGGGGAGATTCCGATCAAGACAGCCTTGCAAGCAGTTACTGCTGCTACAGAGTTAATGAACCCGGTCAGATCCGGGTAGAAACTCCTGCCTCTGGATCCGGTACAAGTGAGGTAGCTTCGCTTGAAGCCAATTCCTGGGGGCTTTTCGACATGGCGGGCAATGTTTCCGAATGGTGCTTCGACCGTTACTCCTCTGATTACGATTATCTTCCACCGGATGGAAGCCCGTTCCTCTATCCATGCGATGATCAGTGGCCCCATGCGATGAACTTTCGGCGGGTACATCGAGGGGGAAGCTGGCTGACCAGCCTGAACGGCTGCAGGTCGGGAATCCGCAGCAGTTTGTCTCCTGACCTCTGGTCAACCTGTGTCGGATTCCGTGTGGTCAGAGTTCCAAGAACCAGCGAGAACTATTCCGTTCTGCTTTTCCATGCGGGAGTAGACAGTATTGATGCCGAATCAGAGCTGGAGGGCATCGAGCTTCTTGGAAGGGCGCTGAAGCTTGATCCCACCATGATAGACGCACTTCTCTACAGAGGATTATTCCGTCACGGGAACGGGCAGACTGAGCAGGCTTTCTCCAATTTTTACAGAGCCCTTGAACTCGATCCGGATAACGCAGGCTCATACCAGATGATGGGTGTTGTTTTTGCGGACGCAGGCAAAGACCAGCAATCTCTAAAGGTTTTCAACACTGTCGTAGAACTCGACCCCGATTACCCGGGGATTTATTTCCAGAGAGGTTTAGCACACGTTTTCCTGGACAATCTCGATGAGGCGATATCCGATCTCAACAGGGCAATCGTACACAATCCCGGCTCTCCCACAGCCTACTACGCAAGGGGATCAGCGTATGCCATAAACGAGCAATACGACAGAGCCATCGAGGATATGTCCTCTGCCATTGAACGGAATCCCGAATATGGCGAAGCATATATGGTGAGAAGCCAGATATACCGTGAGCTGGGGAACCTTGAACAGGCAGAATCAGACAGCATCCGGGCTGCCCAACTGTGA
- a CDS encoding PAS domain-containing protein: protein MRITTNSQQPGKESDKSLKKLKGKTLSEKNPHSFGILSIVTLAIIVIIAFLWLNEILDIPYYILGAPQTPVNLSEAAIETIFILGFGIFILLLLKSSIDKKKRAEQERLATVANTVKSMDAGLLMLDRNGRVFFINQTFINMVGYEMSELLGKEMIEMGKKLSIPDDRSLAFEVIKTAISCEVPKPVPITIKSRDGKVITVLFGVSFINDSEGNTEKTILTLIDISDLKHTQEELVNTSSYLENLIYYANAPIIVWDPNFIITRFNHAFELLAGRKSDKVIGQKLSILFPEESRNDSMKKIGSTLRGRFWEAVDIPILHSDGSVKFVIWNSANIYEDDGVNIKATIAQGHDTTSRKKTEKALRDSEKWSHLLLRTMPCGLFTVDLNRRITSWNEVAEDITGLNKREVIGKYCLEALNCDTCKEECVLFSKTVDKPVYRKECTVHLNGRDIILSKNIDVLRDSNGKIIGGLESFNDITEYKHLEDKFKQNGAGSDI, encoded by the coding sequence ATGAGAATAACTACGAATTCACAGCAGCCTGGTAAGGAATCTGATAAGTCCTTGAAGAAGCTAAAAGGAAAAACTCTTTCAGAAAAGAATCCTCATTCCTTCGGAATCCTGTCCATCGTTACCCTGGCTATCATTGTAATTATTGCATTTCTGTGGCTGAATGAAATACTGGATATTCCTTATTACATTCTTGGCGCACCTCAAACCCCTGTCAACTTGAGCGAAGCGGCAATCGAGACGATTTTTATTCTCGGGTTTGGTATTTTTATCCTTCTGCTTCTTAAAAGCAGTATAGATAAAAAGAAGAGAGCAGAACAGGAACGACTTGCGACAGTGGCGAATACAGTCAAATCTATGGACGCCGGGCTTCTCATGCTCGATCGGAACGGCAGAGTGTTCTTCATCAACCAGACTTTTATTAATATGGTCGGCTATGAAATGAGCGAGCTTCTCGGGAAAGAAATGATAGAGATGGGCAAGAAGCTGTCTATTCCGGATGACAGATCACTTGCCTTCGAAGTTATCAAAACAGCTATCAGCTGTGAAGTTCCCAAACCTGTTCCGATTACGATCAAATCCAGAGATGGAAAAGTAATAACTGTACTTTTTGGCGTGTCGTTCATAAATGACTCGGAAGGAAATACCGAAAAAACGATACTGACCTTAATCGATATAAGCGATCTCAAGCATACACAGGAAGAACTCGTTAATACAAGCTCTTACCTGGAAAACCTCATCTATTACGCCAACGCTCCGATAATAGTCTGGGACCCGAATTTCATCATAACAAGATTCAATCACGCCTTTGAACTTCTTGCAGGTCGCAAATCAGACAAGGTTATCGGACAAAAACTTTCCATACTATTCCCCGAGGAGAGCCGGAATGATTCAATGAAAAAGATCGGATCTACTCTGAGGGGGCGATTCTGGGAAGCGGTTGATATACCAATTCTCCATAGCGATGGAAGTGTGAAATTCGTGATCTGGAACTCGGCGAACATCTACGAGGATGACGGCGTGAACATCAAAGCAACAATAGCTCAGGGTCATGATACAACCAGTCGAAAAAAGACTGAGAAAGCACTTCGGGACAGTGAAAAGTGGTCACATCTGCTGCTTCGAACGATGCCATGCGGTCTATTTACTGTGGATTTGAACAGGCGGATAACTTCCTGGAACGAAGTGGCTGAAGACATAACAGGATTGAATAAGCGGGAGGTAATAGGAAAGTACTGCCTTGAAGCATTGAACTGTGATACATGCAAAGAAGAATGCGTGCTTTTCTCGAAAACAGTGGACAAACCGGTCTACCGCAAGGAATGTACAGTGCATCTCAATGGCAGGGATATCATACTATCGAAGAATATTGATGTTCTTAGAGACTCAAACGGAAAAATAATCGGAGGCCTGGAAAGTTTTAATGATATCACTGAGTATAAGCACCTTGAGGACAAATTTAAACAAAACGGGGCCGGGTCTGACATTTAA
- a CDS encoding phage Gp37/Gp68 family protein, whose translation MTVLRSEWKHEIWNPVTGCSPVSEGCEHCYARGIALKLQDMGVLKYREGFSVAVHEDALGIPSGWKKPRLVFVTSMGDLMHPDVPDDFVLRVFDVMRCCDRHVFQLLTKRPERMAELSGRISWPGNVWAGATVENRGVYHRLESLCRVDAVMRFVSFEPLLSDVRDVDLKGIHWAAVGGESGPDARPMKIEWVRVLRDMCIAGGIAFYFKQWGGENQYSGGRTLDGRIWDEMPEPSGQLRLKGL comes from the coding sequence GTGACGGTTCTGCGAAGTGAATGGAAGCATGAGATCTGGAACCCCGTAACCGGGTGCAGCCCGGTGAGCGAGGGGTGCGAGCACTGCTATGCAAGAGGTATTGCCCTGAAGCTTCAGGATATGGGTGTTTTGAAGTACAGAGAGGGTTTCTCAGTGGCGGTCCATGAGGATGCTCTTGGGATACCGTCAGGGTGGAAGAAACCGCGGCTTGTTTTCGTTACCTCCATGGGTGATCTGATGCACCCTGATGTGCCGGATGATTTTGTACTGCGGGTTTTTGATGTTATGCGGTGCTGCGACAGGCATGTTTTTCAACTTTTAACGAAGCGTCCCGAGCGAATGGCTGAGCTATCGGGGAGGATATCCTGGCCCGGGAACGTATGGGCAGGGGCGACAGTGGAGAACAGGGGCGTGTACCATCGCCTGGAGAGCCTTTGCAGAGTAGATGCTGTGATGCGTTTCGTATCATTCGAACCTCTGCTCTCGGATGTTCGTGATGTTGATCTTAAAGGTATTCACTGGGCTGCGGTTGGCGGTGAGTCCGGGCCTGATGCGAGACCGATGAAGATCGAGTGGGTTCGAGTTCTGCGGGACATGTGCATTGCCGGGGGGATAGCCTTTTACTTCAAGCAGTGGGGCGGGGAAAACCAGTACTCCGGGGGAAGAACGCTGGACGGCAGGATATGGGACGAGATGCCTGAGCCTTCGGGGCAGTTGAGGTTGAAAGGTTTATAG
- a CDS encoding ATP-binding cassette domain-containing protein gives MYHTYLRFSDVSYTYPGSTQQAVTAVSMNLDSGWTAFAGANGCGKTTVLKLATGLLTPDEGTVVSSGTAVYCPQRTDHPPPYLDEFLLDWSSESIRLRDINKIGDDWGDRWNTLSHGERKRLQITAAIWTRPAVLALDEPFNHLDTDGRSLLINSMREYRGCGLLVSHDRHAMDELCSSCALFFPDGIELYRTGYTSAVIADRLKQNHLSKRRVEAKAKHHQLKRDARRKMIQARTVQAHLSGKRISFKDICKYNYDGPSQYTSRVQNAGQRSREATARAERAKEKVESITCRKIYGTGVEMSGEGSTRNCLLDLPGGNIQLGEAILSYPQIVIQSEDRIALTGGNGTGKTTLLNHLRSELNCPEEKIIWIPQEITADECSHCLTEAKELSRSELGHVMTIVRRLGSDPERLLSSAVPSPGESRKLLLALGLSKTPWLVIMDEPTNHMDLPSIECLEKALNDYVGALVLVSHDRVFLNSTTDIQWNIRDRKLSVSVQ, from the coding sequence ATGTATCATACATATCTGCGTTTCAGTGATGTTTCCTATACATATCCCGGTTCCACTCAACAGGCGGTTACCGCTGTCTCCATGAACCTCGACTCGGGCTGGACCGCTTTCGCGGGAGCCAACGGCTGCGGTAAAACTACAGTGCTGAAACTCGCAACGGGTCTCCTTACGCCGGACGAAGGCACAGTTGTTTCTTCCGGGACTGCCGTCTACTGTCCGCAGAGAACGGATCATCCTCCTCCCTACCTCGATGAATTCCTCCTCGACTGGTCTTCGGAGTCCATCAGACTGAGGGACATTAATAAGATCGGAGATGACTGGGGAGACAGGTGGAATACATTATCACATGGCGAGCGAAAGCGCCTTCAGATCACAGCGGCAATATGGACCCGGCCTGCTGTTCTGGCCCTGGACGAGCCTTTCAACCATCTTGATACAGACGGCAGGTCCCTTCTGATAAATTCAATGAGGGAATACCGTGGCTGCGGCCTTCTGGTAAGTCATGACAGACATGCCATGGATGAACTTTGTTCATCCTGCGCCCTGTTCTTTCCCGATGGCATAGAGCTTTACCGAACAGGCTACACCTCAGCCGTCATAGCAGACCGCTTGAAACAGAACCACCTTTCGAAAAGAAGAGTAGAGGCGAAAGCCAAACACCATCAGCTGAAGCGGGACGCCAGGAGAAAGATGATACAGGCCAGGACGGTACAGGCCCACCTCTCAGGGAAGCGGATATCCTTCAAGGATATCTGCAAGTACAATTACGATGGTCCATCCCAATATACCAGCAGAGTCCAGAATGCCGGTCAGAGAAGCAGAGAGGCGACAGCAAGGGCGGAAAGAGCAAAAGAAAAAGTGGAATCAATCACGTGCAGAAAGATATACGGCACCGGTGTTGAAATGTCTGGCGAGGGCTCTACCAGAAACTGCCTTCTTGATCTTCCCGGGGGAAATATCCAGCTGGGCGAGGCAATCCTCTCGTATCCGCAGATTGTAATTCAATCCGAAGACAGAATAGCGCTGACAGGCGGGAATGGAACGGGAAAAACCACACTTCTGAACCATCTCAGATCAGAACTGAACTGCCCGGAGGAGAAAATCATCTGGATCCCGCAGGAGATCACGGCGGATGAGTGCAGCCACTGCCTTACAGAGGCAAAAGAACTCTCCCGCAGTGAACTCGGGCATGTAATGACCATTGTAAGAAGGCTTGGAAGCGATCCTGAAAGGCTGCTCAGTTCCGCGGTGCCAAGCCCTGGGGAATCCAGAAAACTCCTGCTGGCGCTTGGGCTTTCGAAGACACCCTGGCTCGTGATAATGGACGAACCTACGAACCACATGGATCTTCCTTCGATAGAATGTCTGGAGAAAGCGCTTAACGATTACGTAGGCGCGCTGGTGCTGGTAAGCCATGACAGAGTATTCTTAAATAGTACAACTGATATTCAGTGGAATATCAGAGACAGAAAACTGTCTGTCAGTGTACAATAA
- a CDS encoding DUF3795 domain-containing protein, which yields MSRIVGSCGIVCTECPAFIACRTDDQALREKTSIEWSEMYGAPIKAADINCVGCLATEGVQISHCAECDIRACSQQTHQLSNCGLCSEYPCDRIEKFFEFVPSCKEVLDEISTSK from the coding sequence ATGAGCAGAATAGTCGGATCCTGCGGTATTGTCTGTACTGAATGCCCTGCATTCATCGCCTGCAGAACCGATGACCAGGCATTGAGGGAAAAGACATCGATAGAGTGGTCGGAAATGTACGGAGCCCCTATTAAAGCAGCCGATATCAACTGCGTTGGCTGCCTGGCCACTGAAGGTGTGCAGATCAGCCACTGCGCGGAGTGTGATATCCGGGCATGCAGCCAGCAGACCCATCAGCTATCAAATTGCGGGCTCTGCTCCGAATATCCATGTGATAGAATCGAGAAATTCTTCGAATTCGTTCCATCCTGCAAAGAAGTCCTCGACGAGATAAGTACTTCAAAATAG
- a CDS encoding LEA type 2 family protein, which produces MTKKVLFPIVALSVFTFSLLMACSPTDPFTLLRCQFRIENTEDFVMTGIQLDSLENLSPSQIVSVLSTWASGSCPVDFTLNVGIFNPNDGSTGPDIIPATLTSLVWDLYLDGDSGESFDTTWVASGVMDQALEVPGSGETVILPLDISIDAFVVMGEMGPLDFIDLALAIGGIDSGMRDSDHLGRVLVQAVPTVTTPFGPMTYTGSLCINLDWVD; this is translated from the coding sequence ATGACGAAGAAAGTTCTGTTTCCGATTGTTGCTTTAAGTGTTTTCACATTTTCTCTTTTAATGGCTTGCAGTCCTACAGATCCTTTCACGCTGCTTCGGTGTCAGTTCAGGATTGAAAACACCGAGGATTTCGTTATGACCGGGATTCAGCTTGACAGCCTTGAGAATCTTTCCCCTTCACAGATTGTTTCGGTGCTTTCAACATGGGCATCGGGAAGCTGCCCGGTGGATTTCACATTGAATGTGGGAATTTTCAATCCCAATGATGGTTCGACCGGACCGGACATCATACCGGCAACGCTTACATCTCTCGTGTGGGATCTATACCTTGATGGTGATTCCGGAGAATCATTTGACACTACATGGGTTGCATCCGGTGTCATGGATCAAGCACTTGAAGTTCCCGGGTCGGGCGAGACTGTGATCCTGCCGCTGGATATCAGCATTGACGCGTTTGTAGTCATGGGCGAGATGGGGCCACTTGATTTCATAGATCTGGCTCTTGCGATCGGTGGAATCGATTCGGGCATGAGAGATTCAGATCATCTGGGAAGGGTGCTAGTCCAGGCGGTACCGACTGTAACAACGCCGTTCGGCCCGATGACGTATACCGGCTCGCTCTGTATTAATCTGGACTGGGTTGATTAG
- a CDS encoding 4Fe-4S binding protein: MVRERFRRLIQTASLVFSNLYLQGWISGTIFTGKSKMFCVPGLHCYSCPSSVLACPVGSVQNILSSEGFLGGIAAGRPDSIILLGVIGFLLTFGFLAGRIACGWVCPFGFLQELLYKIPSPKLTIPSSWRDAKYAVLLIFVVLFPLFLRSIPGAGGDPWFCKAICPSGTLFAGWPLVLFDGGKTLQTGFLFSWKTVILVLVLLWSITSKRPFCRVLCPLGAIWGITGKASVFRMRVDSSCISCDRCRTVCPVDIAIYKEPNSAECIRCGKCITVCPVNAVHHDIRKPEKN; this comes from the coding sequence ATGGTGAGAGAGAGATTTCGCCGACTTATTCAGACTGCTTCACTGGTGTTTTCCAACCTCTATCTGCAGGGCTGGATCAGCGGAACGATATTTACCGGCAAATCGAAGATGTTCTGTGTTCCGGGTCTGCACTGTTACTCATGTCCATCAAGTGTACTGGCTTGCCCTGTCGGATCGGTACAGAACATTCTGTCTTCGGAGGGTTTTCTGGGAGGAATTGCTGCCGGAAGACCTGATTCTATTATCCTGCTCGGTGTAATAGGTTTCCTCCTGACATTCGGGTTCCTTGCCGGCAGGATTGCCTGTGGCTGGGTTTGTCCATTTGGATTCCTTCAGGAACTTCTTTACAAGATTCCCTCTCCTAAACTGACCATACCTTCTTCATGGAGAGACGCGAAATACGCTGTTCTTCTTATCTTCGTAGTTCTTTTCCCGCTGTTTCTCCGATCGATTCCCGGCGCGGGAGGCGATCCCTGGTTCTGCAAGGCAATCTGTCCTTCAGGAACGCTTTTTGCCGGATGGCCTCTTGTTCTGTTTGACGGGGGAAAGACGTTACAGACCGGATTTTTGTTCTCATGGAAAACCGTTATTCTTGTTTTAGTGCTTCTCTGGTCAATAACCTCGAAACGTCCTTTCTGCAGAGTACTCTGTCCGCTTGGCGCCATCTGGGGAATTACAGGGAAAGCTTCCGTTTTCAGGATGAGGGTTGATTCCTCCTGTATATCTTGTGACAGGTGCAGAACTGTCTGTCCTGTTGATATCGCGATCTACAAAGAACCGAATTCCGCTGAATGTATCAGATGCGGGAAGTGTATCACTGTCTGTCCGGTCAATGCTGTCCATCATGATATTCGAAAACCGGAGAAAAACTGA
- a CDS encoding TlpA family protein disulfide reductase, whose translation MLYSRLRSFLWIPVVLVFLIPVLKYAGSKRAEGESVTQGLLLVGRDALDSLLLSSEGKPVIVNFWATWCTPCVGELPHIDEVYRSMEGEIAAIAVDIGDPELETLLGFREVFKLSMPVVWLSENDAFILKQEWNLADVLPITLIYDAFGNEIRRAAGIRDREFFRSAVSGAIIEDTILIENPPDLVLHVNVVGFATDSLTEILLQTAIELAGHEGVDYFDPSVSSDSMEIEALFLPKTGYPYAQPCIGGACGRPARTPDELLQAVENLSN comes from the coding sequence ATGCTATACTCGAGATTAAGATCATTTCTCTGGATTCCGGTGGTTCTTGTGTTTCTGATCCCGGTGCTGAAATATGCGGGGAGTAAGAGGGCAGAAGGTGAATCCGTTACTCAGGGCCTGCTTCTGGTCGGAAGGGATGCGCTGGACAGCCTTCTTTTATCATCTGAAGGCAAACCTGTAATTGTGAATTTCTGGGCGACATGGTGTACACCCTGTGTTGGAGAGCTGCCGCATATTGATGAAGTATATCGTTCGATGGAAGGCGAGATCGCCGCGATAGCGGTTGATATTGGTGATCCTGAACTGGAAACTCTGCTGGGGTTCCGTGAGGTGTTCAAACTTTCCATGCCGGTTGTCTGGCTGAGTGAGAATGATGCTTTCATCCTGAAACAGGAATGGAATCTTGCCGATGTGCTTCCGATAACTCTGATTTATGATGCCTTCGGAAATGAAATCCGGAGAGCAGCGGGTATTCGAGATAGGGAGTTTTTCCGGAGTGCTGTATCCGGGGCGATTATTGAGGATACAATATTGATAGAAAATCCCCCCGATCTCGTACTTCATGTTAATGTTGTCGGATTTGCAACTGACAGTCTTACGGAAATATTGCTTCAGACAGCGATAGAACTTGCCGGTCACGAAGGTGTCGATTACTTCGACCCATCAGTTTCTTCGGATAGTATGGAGATCGAAGCTCTTTTCCTGCCGAAGACAGGGTATCCCTATGCGCAGCCATGTATAGGGGGAGCTTGCGGCCGTCCTGCCAGGACGCCTGATGAATTGCTTCAGGCGGTTGAGAACCTCTCCAATTGA
- a CDS encoding glycosyltransferase has protein sequence MSHPAVSVVLPFRNADSFLSEALVSIAGQTFQEFEVILVNDNSDDTSPAIAKDCCRQDPRFCLIHSSGRGLVDALNSGLARSRGDWIARMDADDISLPERLEKQLNLALSAGPETVISCQVESFPDDVVTNGYRMYESWLNHLIEPEDIKKNLFVESPVPHPTAFFHREGILAAGGYLERELPEDYELWLRLWNRGFRFSRVPEVLLRWRDHPDRFSRNSSSYSMTSFYRLKAKYLAYVPCMSAKRVLIAGSGQTARRLGKCLQDEGFEIKAFIDPDTDRQGQTLRNRPVTGTAILSEFPDIPAVIATRIPGAGDAAREFLKDLGRIEWKDFVVCS, from the coding sequence TTGAGCCATCCGGCTGTATCGGTTGTACTTCCTTTTCGCAATGCGGACAGTTTCCTGAGCGAAGCTCTTGTTTCCATTGCCGGTCAGACGTTTCAGGAATTCGAAGTAATTCTTGTTAACGACAATTCTGATGACACTTCTCCAGCCATCGCGAAGGACTGTTGCAGGCAGGATCCGAGATTCTGTCTTATCCATTCCAGCGGAAGAGGATTGGTCGACGCGCTGAATTCAGGACTGGCCCGCTCTCGTGGAGACTGGATAGCAAGAATGGATGCCGATGACATTTCCCTGCCGGAGAGGCTTGAGAAGCAGTTGAATCTCGCTCTATCGGCGGGACCTGAAACGGTGATATCCTGCCAGGTTGAGAGTTTTCCGGATGATGTTGTGACCAATGGTTACAGGATGTATGAGAGTTGGCTGAATCATTTGATCGAACCGGAGGATATAAAGAAGAATCTGTTTGTTGAAAGCCCTGTTCCGCACCCTACAGCCTTCTTCCACAGAGAGGGCATTCTTGCCGCTGGCGGATACCTGGAGAGGGAACTTCCTGAAGATTACGAATTATGGCTGCGGTTATGGAACCGCGGTTTCAGATTCAGCCGGGTACCGGAAGTGCTTCTCCGATGGAGGGATCATCCTGACAGGTTCTCCAGAAACAGCAGCTCGTATTCAATGACATCATTTTACAGACTTAAAGCAAAATATCTTGCATATGTGCCATGCATGTCCGCAAAACGGGTTCTTATCGCCGGGAGCGGGCAGACCGCGCGAAGGCTGGGGAAGTGCCTGCAGGATGAGGGATTCGAGATAAAAGCTTTCATAGACCCTGATACAGACAGGCAGGGGCAAACGCTGAGAAACAGGCCTGTAACCGGAACTGCCATTCTCTCGGAATTTCCGGACATTCCAGCTGTAATCGCCACCAGGATACCGGGCGCAGGAGATGCGGCTCGAGAGTTCCTGAAGGATCTTGGCAGGATTGAGTGGAAAGATTTCGTAGTCTGCTCGTAA